The genome window GGCGTTAACAAATTCAAATAATCTTATGTATTAATGAAAAATAACGATGATCATTTCTTGTAACAAGGATTTTCTGTTTACTTATTGTCACATTATGCAGTTTAAATATTTGATAGACGCTCAAACGTACTTCTTTAATAATCAGCCGGGAAATGGTTTTTGGCATAACCATTCCTTAATCGTTAAATCCAGACGAGTGTCTTTGCAAATAGCTTATTCCCCAACCATATGAAATATGAGCTATCTGTTATGTCTGACAATCCTCACAATAATTTTGATGATTTTATCGTGAAGACTGCGAAGTTACCAATGTTTGATCTTTAAGGGGAGAACCAAACGTCGCGGTAAATTGCACAGATTATAAACCGGTACAAACAATAAAATTCGTATCCGGGCACATAAAAAAGAGATTTGTTAAAAATCCTCTTAAATTAAGGTAACCACACTAACCTTTCGGGCGTTTAATAATAAACTTCAAAATAATCCCGTTTCCCCTTCGAAAAATGAGAAAAGGATTTATCGGAAAAACAAGTGTCTGTCTGGGAATAATCTGTCTGCTTACGACCGCGCGGGTTTCCGCAGCCGAATCCGTCTCGAATGTCCGTTCCTACCGGGTCAGCGACGAAAAAATGGTTGTCTATTACGACCTTGTCGCGACAGTCGCGGGCAATGTTGTTCTGGAAATCTCCCGCAACGGCGGCGGGAGTTTCCCCATCACGGCGACAACGGTTTCGGGAGATGTCGGCCCCGGAATCATGCCGGGAACCCGCAGGCGCATCGAATGGAACATTGCCGGTGACGGTATCCCGCCTGCGGAAAACCCGGTCGTCCGTGTCGTCGTTGTAACCGGAGAAGGGATACGGACACCCCCGGAAGCACCGCAGGCCGGTTCCGGGCTCCCGCAGGGCGACCATGACGCTCAGACGGGCAGATACATACGGACACCTTCCCTGAAGGCATTCCTGACCGGAAAGCCGCCCGTTATCGATGGTATCCTCGATGACCCGTGCTGGCGGGAAGCCGAAGCGATCACCGATTTCTACCAGCGTAACCCCCGCATGGGCGAGCCGGCCACATTCCCGGTCAGCGTCCGCATCGTCTACGATCCACAGACGATCTACATCGCGTTCGAGATACACTGCGGCGACCCGAACGCCCTCGTCTCCACCGTGCTCCAGCGCGATGCCAGCGTCAACGCCTACGACGATCATTTCGGATTCCGGTTCGACACCTTTCACAATTACCGCGACCTCTATTATTTTTACGTCAATCCCAGGGGAACGAAACTCGACGGTCATGCGATGGACGAAGGGGCCATCAACGACGACAACTGGGATGGCGTCTGGCAGGTCAAAACGAGCCTTCTTGCGGACGGCTGGGCCGGAGAAATCGCCATGCCGCTCTATAATTTCCGCTACCGTGAGACAGAAGACGCGACATGGGGATTCGCGTGCCTCGTCTATGTTTCCGCCCTTCAGGAAAACGTGTCCTGGCCTGATATGCGGAAAAACAGCCGTAAACCCTCCCTGTTCGGCAACCTCACCGATCTCCGGGGATTGGGAAGCAAAAAACCGGTGGTGCTCATCCCCTATGCGATACAGGGTTCACAATTCGGACGGCATGAAAAAACCGTTTCGGATACTCCGGAATGGAAGCCCGTGTCCGATACATGGGAAAAGGACATCGGGATAGATATCCGCTACCGGCCATCGAGCTTTCTCGAAACCAATCTCACGATCAATCCCGACTTTGCAACCATCGAGGCCGATCAGTTCCTTTTCAACCTGTCGCTCGACGAGCTGCAGTACGCGGAAAAACGCCCCTTTTTCACCGAGGGTCAGGACCGGTTCGACTCTCCCATTCAGCTCCTTTATACACGCAGAATCGGCCTCGGCGATGATGAGGTGCTCGCGGGAGGGAAAATGCATGGCCGTGTCGGGTCTTATGATTTCGGCGTTCTCGATGCCCTCACCGGCGAGGGGTTCGATCCTTCGTTCAATTACACCGCGCTTCGTGTCAAGCGGGATATTCTGAGGTCATCGACTGTCGGCCTCCTTGCGGTGGGTAAAAACGAGGCGTCGGGCGGTATGGAGACGGTCAACAACGCTCTCGGGCTCGATCTGAATTTCCAGATCAGCGGCGCCGCCCGTCTGACCGGCCAGGTCTGCCGCAGTTACCGGCCCGGAGAAACCGGCGACGGGTACGCGGGTCAGGCTGATTTTCAGTACAGCGAAAAGCTGTTCAATCCACGCGACAACATTGGTCTTTCGGCGACAATCGTGGATGCAACGGACGATTTCGATATCCAGGACATCGGGTATTTCGGGCGGACGAATCTCGACAGGCGCGGCGGGAAGGAAGGCATCACCTATACCTACTGGGTTAAAAGCCACGGCATAAACCGTTTCGCAGTCAGCCAGAACGGGTGGTACTACCAGAATCACGCGGGCGATATCAGAGTTCAGGACGGGGCTTCGGCGAAATTTTCGGTTGAGACGTTCGGTCTTGTCCAGCCCGGTATTCTCGTGGAAAAAAGCTATTACTATTTCCCGGGGGACACCATGAGCTATGACAACAATCAGCGGACGGTCTCGCTTCAGCTGGGTCCTTATCCACGGTTCCGGGGAGAAGCCTCGTACAGGACGGGGGACAATTTCGGGAGTTCCATACGATACACGGATGCGGGAGTTATTTTCAAACCGTCCGGCCATATGACCCTGACCGGCAACTTTTCACGGCTCCGGAGCGATCCTTTCGATTCCTCAGAGGGCGCGACAGTAAACAACATTACCCGAATCGGTCTCAATTACCTGTTTACTCCGGATTTTTACTGGCGGGTTTTTGTGCAGAGCGATTCATCCGACAGGCTCTCACTGGTCAACACCATGATACGGTACGAGTTCAGGCCGGGAAGCGTCTTCTATCTCTCGTACAAGGAGACGCGGGACGACAGCCTTGACGATTTCATGACGACGGACAGACAGCTTCTCGCAAAGATTTCGTATCAGTTTGCAGTCAAATAAATTTTTCTTACGGCTGCGGATAAACAAGGTAAAACTTTATAACTCAGTCCAAAACCACTGCTAACAACCAGAGAATCTATAAACCCGTTGAAAAGCCCCGAATGAGCGAGCGGTTTTCGGAAACAGAAGCGCAACTGTTTGAGCACATCGAAGATGTGTGAGTTTTGCGCTTCCCGAAAAACGCGATACGAATGAGGAAACAGGCTTTTCACGAGGCGCCCTTTGTCCCCGAATTATTAATCGGGGATGGATACTTTCCTTTGGGCGCGCAAAGGAAAGTATCATCTAAAAAGTAATCTGAAAAAAATGGGGGATCGCCAACAGAAGCAATCCCCCATATCGAGTTACCGTTTTCAACGGTATTATTCGATTCGGTACGTTTTTTTCAGGTTGCCATATAGCCCGCCGAGCACCTTTATCGCGAACTGCTCGTTTTTGACTCCGAGGCAGCCGAACACGAAACGGTCTCTGAGATACATAATAGCCGTGCCGCGATAAGGCGTTTCGCCCTTGACTCCCTCGACATTTTCGAGCTTCGACAGCGATGAGCTCTTGATTTTATCGAGGAACCCGTCGTACACGTTCTTCGCTGCCGCGTTATCGGCGGGAAGGGCGAGGAAAACCCTCAATTCGCCTTCGCTTCCCTGGTCGTACACGGCGGTCAGTCCGCGTCCCATGACCGTGTAGCTGAGCAGGTTCTCGTCCACATACCGCTCCGACATGGCAACGAGATTCTCTTTCGGGAAAAGACCTACTTCCGGCGGAATGTCGGTTTCACCGGGTATGACCGCTGCCACCTGCAGGGCAAGCTCTTTCATCACATCGGCCTTCTCGCTCTCGGACGATGTGGGGATGATCTCCACGTAGTAGCGGTCTTTGTAGAAGACGGTGAGGTAGCTGATGGCGGAACCTTCGCAGCCGACCTTGAACAACTCGGCATCCGCATCCCGCTGCTGACGGTAGGAGCCGAAAGCGGACAGCCTGCTTGCGAGCTCGTACACGTCGACGGTGTACTCCATGGTATCCTTCGTGTAATAGGCGTGTTCGAGCCGCTTGAAGCCGTAGCTCAGGTAGAACACCGCCTGGCCGTCGATGTACTCGTACAGGTTGCCGGGATTGTAGAACGCCACGGTGTCCTTGAGCTTGAATCCGCCGGTGAAGGTGCCTTTGAGGAATAACGCTTCCTCCGCGCCTGCGAGCGAGACTATGCCGAAAGTTACGGCCAGTATCGCCAAAATCGACCGGCATTTCATATGGTTCATCAATCGCGTAAATTTCATGCGAACAACTCCTTTGCACGGTTAATGGTGCTGGTGAGGTCGAGGCCGTTCACACATTTCACCTGGCACTCAGTGCAGTCGCTGCACATGTCCACCCGCGAGGTCGGCGGCAATTCGCTGTAACGTTCTTTCGCCAGCCGTATATCGCCGTACCCGTACGCATATCCGAGACAGCGGTTGAGGTCGTTGACATGCACACCCATCGGGCACTGTTCCTGGCAGCCGGTGCAGCCCGCCACGCCGCGGCAGTAATGATTCCTGATATATTCACCGAAACGGGTATTGGACCGCTCGTCGTCGAAACTCATCTTCATGCCCATGAGCGCGACATCCTCGGCGAGCTGTTCGAACGAGGTCACTCCCGGAACGATGGTGTCCACATAGGGATCGTTGAGCACCCACTTGAGGAGCGCCTGTGTCGGCGTGACCGGCGAATTTTTGTCCGTACGGATATCCTTGATGGTTTCCCAGTTCCATGTTCTGAGATCGAGGGGATTGAGAAGGTTTTTCATGCCGATGATGCCTATTCCCGCTTTACGGGTTTTTTCTATCGATGCTTTCACCGCGGGCGGCGACATGTAGTTATATCCGACAAGCACCGCTTCCCATAATTTGCTCTCGACCGCGGCATCGAGCACTTCCGCCTGGTTTTCATGGGTGGAAACGCCGATAAAACGGGTGATTCCTTTTTTGCGGGCATTTTCGAATATCTTCATCGCCTCTCCATGAAGAACATCGCCACGGCCGCTTACCGAATGGAAAAGCATAAGGTCGACATGGTCGGTTTGAAGCCGTTTCAGCGATGTCTCCATGCGCGCTTCCATGCTCTTGAGATCGTCCGGGCCCTGGGGATATACCTTGGTGGTGATGAAAACCTTGTCGCGGACCGGTTTGAGCACCTGTCCCACTATCTGTTCGTTGACGCCGTTCATGTATCCCCAGGCGGTGTCAAAATAATTGATGCCATTGTCGAGCGCGGCCTGAACCAGTTCGGGATCGCGCATGTTCATGGCGCCGAAACCGACCTCGCTGACCTTGCAGCCCGTCGAGCCGAGCTCACGGTAGACAACACGGTGAAACGGTGATGCGTTCTCGGCATAAATTCTCCGGGGGGAAAGCCCGGAAGCGGCGAGTCCCGCGCTTAACGTTATCCCGCCGACAGCGGCTTTACGTATGAATTCCCGGCGATTTGATGTTTCCATTGAAGCCTCCCGAACATAAAAACAGTGGTTAACAAGTGTTTTTTTTTATAGTCTTTCAAAGCGATTTGTCGAAATCCGGCTCTGTCATGAAATTGTGCGACACTGACTCACTTTCATGCTATAAAGTATACACATACTGAAGCCCCCCATAATTCCCCTCCTAACAGGAAGGATACGGCAAAACCGAGAGGGGTCATTCTTACGTTTTAATACTTAATTGGTATAACTCAATAGATACGCACTGGTATTAATATACAAAACGGTATCGCAACATGGTTATAAAATCGGTACAAAAAAACATTTCCGGTGCTGATTAGCCGGACACCGCGCCGGTCATGCAAACAGAGCCCGCGCCCGGCGTACCGTCTCGTTGAGATCGAGGCCGTTTACGCACCGGATGGCGCATTCGTCGCACTCACCGCACCGCTCGATTCGTGAGGACCGGGGCAGTCTGCGATAGTTTTCATGAGCCATCTCAGCGCTCCCGTAGCCATATGCATAATTGACGCACCGGTTGAGGTCGCTCATGCAGACGCCCTTCGGACATGTGTCGACGCAGCCGGTACAGCCTGCGATACCCCTGCAGTACCGTTTCCCGGCGTCCATGCTGTAACGTTTCAGCAGACGGTGATCATCCTCGGTTAGACGCATTCCCATGACAGCAATGTCATCCTGAAGGTGCTCGAACGATGAAATTCCCGGGATGACCGTATCGACCCAG of bacterium contains these proteins:
- a CDS encoding carbohydrate binding family 9 domain-containing protein, whose translation is MRKGFIGKTSVCLGIICLLTTARVSAAESVSNVRSYRVSDEKMVVYYDLVATVAGNVVLEISRNGGGSFPITATTVSGDVGPGIMPGTRRRIEWNIAGDGIPPAENPVVRVVVVTGEGIRTPPEAPQAGSGLPQGDHDAQTGRYIRTPSLKAFLTGKPPVIDGILDDPCWREAEAITDFYQRNPRMGEPATFPVSVRIVYDPQTIYIAFEIHCGDPNALVSTVLQRDASVNAYDDHFGFRFDTFHNYRDLYYFYVNPRGTKLDGHAMDEGAINDDNWDGVWQVKTSLLADGWAGEIAMPLYNFRYRETEDATWGFACLVYVSALQENVSWPDMRKNSRKPSLFGNLTDLRGLGSKKPVVLIPYAIQGSQFGRHEKTVSDTPEWKPVSDTWEKDIGIDIRYRPSSFLETNLTINPDFATIEADQFLFNLSLDELQYAEKRPFFTEGQDRFDSPIQLLYTRRIGLGDDEVLAGGKMHGRVGSYDFGVLDALTGEGFDPSFNYTALRVKRDILRSSTVGLLAVGKNEASGGMETVNNALGLDLNFQISGAARLTGQVCRSYRPGETGDGYAGQADFQYSEKLFNPRDNIGLSATIVDATDDFDIQDIGYFGRTNLDRRGGKEGITYTYWVKSHGINRFAVSQNGWYYQNHAGDIRVQDGASAKFSVETFGLVQPGILVEKSYYYFPGDTMSYDNNQRTVSLQLGPYPRFRGEASYRTGDNFGSSIRYTDAGVIFKPSGHMTLTGNFSRLRSDPFDSSEGATVNNITRIGLNYLFTPDFYWRVFVQSDSSDRLSLVNTMIRYEFRPGSVFYLSYKETRDDSLDDFMTTDRQLLAKISYQFAVK
- a CDS encoding aldo/keto reductase; the encoded protein is METSNRREFIRKAAVGGITLSAGLAASGLSPRRIYAENASPFHRVVYRELGSTGCKVSEVGFGAMNMRDPELVQAALDNGINYFDTAWGYMNGVNEQIVGQVLKPVRDKVFITTKVYPQGPDDLKSMEARMETSLKRLQTDHVDLMLFHSVSGRGDVLHGEAMKIFENARKKGITRFIGVSTHENQAEVLDAAVESKLWEAVLVGYNYMSPPAVKASIEKTRKAGIGIIGMKNLLNPLDLRTWNWETIKDIRTDKNSPVTPTQALLKWVLNDPYVDTIVPGVTSFEQLAEDVALMGMKMSFDDERSNTRFGEYIRNHYCRGVAGCTGCQEQCPMGVHVNDLNRCLGYAYGYGDIRLAKERYSELPPTSRVDMCSDCTECQVKCVNGLDLTSTINRAKELFA